A single Anatilimnocola floriformis DNA region contains:
- a CDS encoding DUF1810 domain-containing protein, with protein MPDPFDLQRFVNAQAEDFANALAEVQAGEKVSHWMWYIFPQFRGLGFSSMSQQYAINSREEAEAYLQHKVLGPRLIRCVLAALEVQGKSARQIFGSPDDMKLKSCCTLFDAVSLPGNVFEQLLARYYAGERDAKTLQLLGEPS; from the coding sequence ATGCCAGATCCTTTTGACTTACAACGCTTCGTCAACGCGCAGGCCGAAGACTTTGCGAACGCACTCGCCGAAGTCCAAGCGGGCGAGAAAGTCTCACACTGGATGTGGTACATCTTTCCGCAGTTTCGCGGTCTCGGTTTTAGTTCGATGTCACAGCAGTATGCGATCAACAGTCGCGAGGAAGCCGAGGCGTATTTGCAGCACAAAGTTCTCGGTCCCAGACTCATTCGTTGCGTGTTGGCCGCATTGGAAGTGCAAGGGAAGTCTGCGCGGCAGATCTTTGGATCGCCGGACGACATGAAATTGAAATCTTGCTGCACGCTGTTTGACGCCGTTTCGCTACCCGGCAACGTGTTTGAACAATTGCTGGCCAGGTATTACGCTGGCGAGCGCGATGCCAAGACACTGCAGTTGCTCGGCGAACCTTCGTGA
- a CDS encoding SIMPL domain-containing protein (The SIMPL domain is named for its presence in mouse protein SIMPL (signalling molecule that associates with mouse pelle-like kinase). Bacterial member BP26, from Brucella, was shown to assemble into a channel-like structure, while YggE from E. coli has been associated with resistance to oxidative stress.), with translation MDRYLEVIGEGEFIETAKRFIAEVTFGVRAAKDETAFREVSALAAEGIEVLRQAGIEASELVEGGSAFHQPWYWKKQVGQTVERKVILKVSDFGRLNHALEQLEPLQSRNKERRTVEVQMQKPEFEDSSDNKATVLARAFGDAKTKAANLAAAMGCTLGSPILVEEGGWSQRSSGFAGDADWSGDSGRFGYGTVMLAAACGGAAEAAPDLQRPTRTIFVKCRARFELANGP, from the coding sequence ATGGATCGCTATCTGGAAGTGATTGGAGAAGGTGAGTTCATTGAAACGGCCAAGCGTTTCATTGCGGAAGTCACGTTCGGGGTGCGCGCTGCCAAAGATGAAACGGCATTTCGCGAAGTATCTGCACTCGCTGCCGAAGGAATCGAAGTACTCCGCCAAGCCGGCATCGAAGCCAGTGAACTCGTTGAGGGAGGCTCAGCCTTTCACCAACCCTGGTATTGGAAGAAGCAGGTTGGGCAGACCGTGGAACGGAAGGTCATCCTCAAAGTGTCCGACTTCGGCCGGCTGAACCATGCGCTGGAACAGCTTGAACCACTGCAGTCGCGAAATAAAGAGCGGAGGACCGTCGAGGTTCAAATGCAAAAGCCTGAGTTCGAAGATTCCAGCGACAACAAGGCGACAGTGCTCGCCCGAGCATTCGGGGATGCGAAGACAAAGGCTGCAAACCTGGCCGCGGCGATGGGCTGTACTTTGGGATCGCCGATTTTGGTTGAAGAAGGGGGCTGGAGTCAGCGGAGTTCGGGCTTTGCGGGCGATGCAGACTGGTCTGGCGACAGCGGAAGATTTGGCTATGGCACTGTCATGCTGGCTGCCGCCTGTGGTGGAGCCGCGGAAGCAGCGCCCGATCTGCAACGGCCGACGCGCACCATATTTGTAAAATGTCGTGCGCGGTTCGAGTTGGCCAACGGACCATAA
- a CDS encoding SMP-30/gluconolactonase/LRE family protein, producing MSQPLNRRSFLSAAAGVTAAAITSNAFAERDFSPGAAPVRYPDPDILVLDDRFKKYALGNTPIQRLYHNNDMLWAEGPAWNGVGKYLLWSDIPNNLQYRWLEEDGHVSKFRSPVGNSNGNTFDVEGRQISCEHGNRRVVRYEYNGKLTVLADKFEGKPFNAPNDAVVHPGDGSIWFTDPGYGSLMNYEGNKGDLQLKEAVYRIDARTLRVEKLTDEIYKPNGLCFSPDYKKIYIADTGASHYKEAQKHIKVWDIVDNKLVKGREFASMKLMVKDANGKVEEKAGMADGIRCDIDGNIWASAGWVGAGYDGVHCFAPDGVRIGQILLPEICSNVCFGGTKRNRLFMTGSTSLYAVYVETQGAHIT from the coding sequence ATGAGCCAACCTTTGAATCGCCGTTCGTTCCTTTCCGCAGCCGCGGGTGTCACCGCCGCTGCGATCACCAGCAACGCCTTCGCCGAGCGCGATTTCAGCCCTGGCGCGGCACCGGTGCGTTATCCCGATCCGGACATCCTGGTGCTCGACGATCGCTTCAAGAAGTACGCGCTCGGCAATACGCCGATTCAGCGGCTGTATCACAACAATGACATGCTCTGGGCCGAAGGGCCGGCTTGGAACGGCGTGGGCAAGTATCTGTTGTGGAGCGACATTCCTAACAACTTGCAATATCGCTGGCTCGAAGAAGATGGCCACGTGAGCAAGTTTCGCAGCCCGGTTGGCAATAGCAACGGCAACACGTTCGACGTCGAAGGGCGACAGATTTCGTGCGAGCATGGCAATCGCCGCGTCGTGCGTTATGAATACAACGGCAAGCTCACGGTGCTCGCCGACAAGTTCGAAGGCAAGCCGTTCAACGCCCCGAATGACGCCGTCGTTCATCCCGGCGACGGCTCGATCTGGTTTACCGATCCGGGCTACGGCAGCCTGATGAATTACGAAGGGAACAAAGGCGACCTGCAACTAAAGGAAGCCGTCTATCGCATTGATGCCCGCACCCTCCGCGTCGAAAAACTGACCGACGAAATCTACAAGCCGAACGGCCTGTGCTTTTCGCCGGACTACAAGAAGATCTACATCGCCGACACCGGCGCATCGCATTACAAGGAAGCCCAAAAGCACATCAAGGTGTGGGACATCGTCGACAACAAACTCGTCAAGGGTCGCGAGTTTGCCTCGATGAAGCTGATGGTGAAAGACGCCAACGGCAAGGTTGAAGAAAAGGCCGGCATGGCCGACGGCATCCGCTGCGATATCGACGGCAACATCTGGGCCAGTGCAGGCTGGGTCGGCGCCGGTTACGACGGCGTGCATTGCTTCGCACCCGACGGCGTGCGGATCGGCCAGATCTTGCTGCCGGAAATCTGCAGCAATGTCTGCTTCGGCGGCACGAAACGCAACCGCCTCTTCATGACCGGCAGCACATCGCTATATGCGGTGTATGTGGAAACGCAGGGCGCGCACATTACGTAG
- a CDS encoding DUF4282 domain-containing protein, which yields MPSSNLVIETSADTRRSGRLAAPRPFLESTSPLDLFDWKFEKYLTPWIVRFTWLAVLSIAGIGCMLWTINFVLSLEPERPGSQSVVGMDPFQRSIYQPPRSSTKQSMIDPRVMSLVYRVIMLLISFTFTVLWLLWIRVLLECAIVVFNIARSLSSIDEKILKPTGNV from the coding sequence ATGCCGAGTTCCAATCTCGTGATCGAAACCTCTGCCGACACGCGCCGATCGGGTCGACTTGCGGCGCCGCGGCCCTTTTTGGAGTCCACCTCGCCTCTCGATCTTTTTGACTGGAAGTTCGAGAAGTATCTCACGCCCTGGATCGTGCGATTTACTTGGTTGGCAGTCCTCTCGATCGCCGGTATCGGGTGCATGCTCTGGACGATCAACTTTGTTCTGTCGTTGGAGCCAGAGCGGCCGGGCTCGCAATCCGTTGTCGGCATGGACCCGTTCCAACGTTCGATTTATCAGCCGCCGCGCTCGTCTACCAAGCAATCAATGATTGATCCCAGGGTAATGTCACTGGTCTATCGCGTCATCATGCTGTTGATTTCGTTTACATTTACCGTGCTCTGGCTACTCTGGATTCGCGTCTTGCTCGAATGCGCGATCGTCGTTTTCAACATCGCCAGGTCGCTGTCGTCGATCGATGAAAAGATTCTCAAGCCAACCGGCAATGTTTAG
- a CDS encoding DUF6959 family protein, giving the protein MFHETLEVYARDSNYAIIKPPGRNYPGCVIQGDSLSRLYEDVRRLAKLAVVGNSVSESMVEHIEELNNMLIRRILHYQEVLHEHGIALPYGQPFSENDLIQDEAD; this is encoded by the coding sequence ATGTTCCACGAAACGCTGGAAGTTTACGCAAGGGATTCAAACTACGCGATCATTAAACCACCCGGTCGCAACTATCCGGGCTGCGTCATTCAAGGCGATTCACTGTCGCGGCTGTACGAAGACGTTCGCCGATTGGCAAAACTGGCTGTCGTCGGAAATTCTGTCAGCGAGAGCATGGTCGAGCACATCGAAGAGTTGAACAACATGCTCATCCGTCGAATTCTGCACTATCAAGAAGTGCTGCACGAGCACGGCATTGCACTGCCCTATGGCCAACCATTCTCTGAGAATGATTTGATCCAAGACGAAGCGGACTAA